One part of the Senegalia massiliensis genome encodes these proteins:
- a CDS encoding AEC family transporter, with protein MDIFFHILINNIIPIFFLITIGYILNKIFDLDMYTLSKLNFYVFVPAFLLVNIYTTDLDSRFLKVFLFGILLVALNYILGILISLLLGYSNSLKNAFINSITFINSGNIGIPLITLIFSNEIFIVNGTNPYIDIALTSHIIIYITQNIFTNTLGFYNASRGSTDWKNSLKSIFKIPVIYIIILAILLKFIPYDMTQNPIWTGLSYAKQGMISFALLVLGIQLSKTPIFFKNNVVYLSNFIRLLGGPFIAFILIKTLNINTIMAQTLMVSSSLPTAVNTALIAVEHNNEPEFASQVVMTSTIFSVITLSFIVSLSRIIFPL; from the coding sequence ATGGATATCTTTTTTCACATTTTAATAAATAATATAATACCAATATTTTTTCTAATTACAATAGGATATATATTAAATAAAATTTTTGATTTAGATATGTATACTTTAAGCAAGCTAAATTTCTATGTTTTTGTTCCAGCTTTTCTTTTAGTAAATATTTATACTACAGATTTAGATTCTAGATTTTTAAAGGTTTTTTTATTTGGTATTTTATTAGTTGCTTTAAATTATATACTAGGAATATTAATTTCATTATTATTAGGATATAGTAACTCTTTAAAAAATGCATTTATTAACTCTATAACTTTTATAAATTCTGGTAATATAGGAATACCTTTAATCACTTTAATTTTTAGTAATGAAATTTTCATTGTAAATGGTACTAATCCTTATATTGATATAGCACTTACTAGTCATATAATAATATATATAACTCAAAATATTTTTACAAATACACTCGGATTTTATAATGCTAGTAGAGGAAGTACTGATTGGAAGAATTCTTTAAAAAGTATATTTAAAATTCCTGTTATCTATATAATTATATTAGCTATTTTACTAAAATTCATTCCATATGACATGACTCAAAACCCTATTTGGACTGGTCTTTCATATGCAAAACAAGGAATGATATCATTTGCTTTATTAGTACTAGGTATTCAGTTATCTAAAACTCCAATATTCTTTAAAAATAATGTGGTTTATCTATCAAATTTTATTAGACTTTTAGGTGGTCCTTTTATAGCTTTTATACTAATTAAAACTTTAAATATAAATACTATAATGGCTCAAACTCTTATGGTATCATCTAGTTTGCCTACTGCTGTAAATACTGCTTTAATAGCTGTAGAACATAATAATGAACCAGAATTTGCTTCTCAAGTTGTTATGACATCTACTATTTTTAGTGTAATAACATTGTCATTTATAGTTTCACTATCAAGAATAATATTTCCATTATAA
- the zupT gene encoding zinc transporter ZupT: protein MNNILFAFGLTLFAGLSTGIGSILAFYTKQTNKKFLSGALGFSAGVMIYVSMIEIFVKARDSLEAVYGASKGYWITTISFFAGIAVIALIDKFVPNSENPHEMRDVKDMKEKDVSDPALLRMGLFSALAIAIHNFPEGLATFIGAIQDPALGISIAIAIAIHNIPEGIAVSVPIYFSTGDRKKAFKYSFLSGLSEPIGAIVGYFILMNIFTDAMFGIVFASVAGIMVYISLDELLPTAEKYGEHHIAIYGLIGGMGVMALSLLLTS from the coding sequence ATAAACAATATATTATTTGCTTTTGGATTAACACTTTTTGCTGGCTTATCAACAGGTATAGGAAGTATTTTAGCATTTTATACTAAGCAAACAAATAAGAAATTTTTATCAGGGGCTTTAGGATTTTCTGCAGGAGTTATGATATATGTTTCAATGATTGAAATATTTGTAAAGGCAAGAGATTCATTAGAGGCTGTTTATGGGGCTAGTAAAGGATATTGGATTACTACAATTTCTTTTTTTGCGGGAATTGCTGTTATCGCATTAATAGATAAATTTGTACCAAACTCTGAAAATCCTCATGAAATGCGAGATGTAAAAGATATGAAAGAAAAAGATGTGAGTGATCCGGCTTTACTTAGAATGGGATTGTTTTCTGCTCTTGCAATAGCTATACATAACTTTCCTGAAGGACTTGCAACTTTTATTGGGGCTATTCAAGATCCGGCCCTTGGAATTAGTATTGCTATAGCAATAGCTATACATAATATACCAGAAGGAATAGCTGTATCAGTACCAATTTATTTTTCTACAGGTGATAGAAAAAAAGCATTTAAATATTCTTTTCTTTCAGGATTATCAGAACCTATAGGAGCAATTGTAGGATATTTTATACTTATGAATATATTTACTGATGCTATGTTTGGAATAGTATTTGCTAGTGTTGCAGGAATTATGGTATACATATCATTAGATGAATTGTTACCTACAGCTGAAAAGTATGGTGAGCATCATATTGCAATATATGGACTTATAGGTGGAATGGGTGTAATGGCATTAAGCTTACTTTTAACTTCATAA
- the pgeF gene encoding peptidoglycan editing factor PgeF → MKSNAYIEENESLKIVKFPIFDKYMDDIIAAFSTRDGGVSKGIYESMNLGFEIGDNQQNVLENYKIFSRYLDINYKNIVISSQYHHNNIKVVKEKDKGKGIVRNKDYQDIDGLITNTAEIALVTLHADCSPIYFYDPKNKVIGLAHAGWKGTTMEISGEMVEKMSLEFDTNSEDLIVVIGPSICDKCYEIDEDVKNEFNNMSIDTSSYISFNNKKNKYYPDIPRINKALLINKGVKEENIKLSNICTMENKDLFFSHRGHEGKRGSQAAILQLK, encoded by the coding sequence ATGAAAAGTAATGCTTATATTGAAGAAAATGAAAGCTTGAAAATTGTTAAGTTTCCTATATTTGATAAATATATGGATGATATTATTGCAGCATTTAGTACAAGAGATGGTGGAGTAAGTAAAGGAATTTATGAAAGTATGAATTTAGGATTTGAAATTGGTGATAATCAACAAAATGTATTAGAAAATTATAAAATTTTTTCAAGATATTTAGATATTAATTATAAAAATATAGTTATTTCATCTCAATATCATCATAATAATATTAAAGTAGTTAAAGAGAAAGATAAAGGAAAGGGGATAGTTAGAAATAAGGATTATCAAGATATTGATGGCCTTATTACAAATACTGCTGAAATAGCACTTGTAACACTTCATGCAGATTGTTCCCCTATTTATTTTTATGATCCTAAAAATAAAGTTATAGGATTAGCACATGCAGGTTGGAAAGGTACAACAATGGAAATTTCAGGTGAAATGGTAGAAAAGATGTCCTTAGAATTTGATACAAACTCTGAAGATTTAATTGTTGTAATTGGCCCATCAATATGTGATAAATGTTATGAGATTGATGAAGATGTTAAGAATGAATTTAATAATATGTCAATAGATACATCATCATATATTAGTTTTAATAATAAAAAAAATAAATATTATCCTGATATTCCAAGGATTAATAAAGCTTTATTGATTAATAAAGGAGTAAAAGAAGAAAATATAAAATTATCTAATATATGCACTATGGAAAATAAAGATTTATTTTTTTCACATAGAGGACATGAAGGAAAAAGAGGTAGTCAAGCTGCAATTCTGCAATTAAAATAA
- a CDS encoding LysR family transcriptional regulator codes for MLDYRIHTFLKLCDTMNYHKTAELLHMTQPAVTHHIHFLENEYGCKLFTYDGKILKKTKEAYKLESYARSAKYNEDVLKNQIKEKPLIELRIGATKTIGEYVIAENVKSFFDTDNYTLNLIVDNTEHLLFLLEHNKLDFAIIEGFFDKEKYNYALYKEEPFVGICSKNHPFAQKNVSFEDIFKETLIVREKGSGTREIFEQILYENNFTLDSFKKKICISSFEIIKKLLLAEKSISFVYESVANSDSNLSYFTIDNNTITREFNYVYLKNTDAKEIISLFENKMGINQK; via the coding sequence ATGCTAGATTATCGAATTCATACATTTTTAAAACTATGTGATACTATGAATTATCATAAAACAGCAGAACTACTACATATGACACAGCCAGCAGTAACACACCATATTCATTTTTTGGAGAATGAATATGGATGTAAACTATTTACTTATGATGGTAAAATATTAAAAAAAACAAAAGAAGCATATAAGCTTGAATCTTATGCACGTTCTGCTAAATATAATGAAGATGTTTTGAAAAATCAAATTAAGGAAAAACCTTTAATAGAATTGCGTATTGGTGCAACGAAAACAATTGGTGAATATGTAATTGCTGAAAATGTTAAGAGTTTTTTTGACACTGATAATTATACATTGAACTTAATTGTAGATAATACAGAGCATTTATTATTTCTACTTGAACATAATAAACTTGACTTTGCTATAATAGAAGGTTTTTTTGATAAAGAAAAGTATAATTATGCTTTATATAAAGAAGAGCCTTTTGTTGGGATTTGTAGCAAAAATCATCCTTTTGCACAAAAGAATGTATCTTTTGAAGATATATTTAAAGAAACTTTAATTGTCCGTGAGAAAGGGTCAGGAACAAGAGAAATTTTTGAACAAATTCTTTATGAAAATAATTTTACATTGGATTCTTTTAAGAAAAAAATATGCATTAGTAGTTTTGAAATCATAAAAAAACTTTTATTGGCTGAAAAAAGCATATCATTTGTATACGAGTCAGTAGCAAATAGTGACAGTAATTTATCATATTTTACAATTGATAATAATACTATTACTAGGGAATTTAATTATGTATATCTTAAGAATACAGATGCAAAAGAAATAATTTCTTTATTTGAAAATAAAATGGGTATAAATCAAAAGTAA
- a CDS encoding YeiH family protein has protein sequence MFNKSIINKIVDLVPGIFIALLIATIAKYIENLLPIHLIGASVIALFIGMFINSIIQPNEIIKPGLKFTSKKILKFAIILLGLSLSINTVLTVGKLSLVVMFFTLLTCFGGGYIVGRLLKLNWKLSNLISAGTGICGGSAIAAIAPVIDAEDKDIAYAMSATFLFDILMILLFPIMGEWMGLSDMAYGLWTGTAVNDTSSVVAAGYAFSESAGDFATMVKLTRTISIIPVVTIFAFINSNLKKKELSSTKNVTSTNTKANITSVFPWFILAFIGLAIINSFGIIPDTISIMAKEISKFLMIAALASIGLSTNFNEMKKSGVAPMMHGFTISALVVIVAITVEYFMGIV, from the coding sequence ATGTTTAATAAAAGTATAATAAATAAGATAGTTGATCTGGTTCCTGGAATTTTCATTGCATTGTTGATAGCAACAATTGCAAAGTATATAGAGAACTTATTACCAATTCATCTTATTGGTGCATCAGTAATAGCACTTTTTATAGGTATGTTTATTAATAGTATAATACAACCAAATGAAATAATTAAACCAGGATTGAAATTTACATCAAAAAAAATATTGAAATTTGCTATAATTTTACTAGGTTTATCATTAAGTATTAATACAGTTTTAACTGTAGGTAAACTATCATTAGTAGTTATGTTTTTTACTCTTTTAACATGCTTTGGTGGAGGATATATAGTAGGTCGCTTATTAAAATTAAATTGGAAACTATCAAACCTAATTTCTGCAGGAACAGGGATTTGTGGTGGTTCTGCAATTGCAGCTATAGCACCTGTTATTGATGCAGAGGATAAAGATATTGCATATGCTATGTCAGCTACATTCTTATTTGATATTCTAATGATTTTATTATTTCCTATTATGGGTGAATGGATGGGACTTTCTGATATGGCCTATGGTCTTTGGACAGGAACAGCTGTTAATGATACATCTAGTGTTGTAGCTGCTGGTTATGCCTTCAGTGAATCAGCAGGAGATTTTGCAACTATGGTTAAATTAACTCGTACAATTTCAATTATTCCTGTTGTGACTATTTTTGCATTTATAAATTCTAATTTAAAGAAAAAAGAATTATCTTCAACAAAAAATGTTACAAGTACTAATACAAAGGCAAATATTACATCTGTTTTTCCATGGTTTATATTAGCCTTTATTGGATTAGCTATTATAAATAGTTTTGGAATTATTCCTGATACAATATCAATTATGGCAAAAGAAATTAGTAAATTTTTAATGATCGCAGCACTAGCATCTATTGGGCTAAGTACAAACTTTAATGAAATGAAAAAATCTGGTGTTGCTCCAATGATGCATGGATTTACTATTTCAGCTTTAGTTGTAATTGTTGCTATTACTGTAGAATATTTTATGGGGATTGTTTAA
- the hcp gene encoding hydroxylamine reductase, whose product MENAMFCYQCEQTMGGKGCTKHGVCGKTPEIANLQDLLIYQLKGISCYAKQLIEKGESINKEIVKFVENSLFTTLTNVNFDVEAHVELLKESQEIKEDLRAKAPTGTYSNEATYNLSDNKEEMLKDSIKAGIMYDQDLDPDIRSLRWTVIYGLKGISAYGHQARYINYHSEQVDRFYFIALEATTNDSLTVEDLIRMVMRTGEISIEVMRILDEANTETYENPSAHKVNVKIKKGPFIVVSGHDLRDLEQVLKQTEGKGINVYTHGEMLPCHGYPKLNKYKHLVGNYGSAWQNQQKEFNDIPGAILMTTNCLMRPRESYKDRIFTTNVVGWEGVKNIKLNEDGTKDFSSLIEKALQLGGFKEDEEEKEIIVGFGHNETLSNAEAIVNAIKKEDIKHLFVIGGCDGAKPGRNYYTEFAEKVPKDCIILTLACGKYRFNKLDFGTVAGLPRLLDVGQCNDVYSAVKIASTLADAFDTDINSLPLTIVLSWYEQKAVADLLALLSLGVNGMYLGPTLPAFISPNVLQYLVDTFSLKPISTPDDDLKNSLQQHYQ is encoded by the coding sequence ATGGAAAATGCTATGTTTTGTTATCAATGTGAACAGACAATGGGAGGAAAGGGTTGTACCAAACACGGAGTATGTGGAAAAACGCCAGAAATAGCTAATCTACAAGATTTATTAATATATCAATTGAAAGGTATATCATGTTATGCAAAGCAATTAATAGAAAAAGGGGAAAGTATTAATAAAGAAATTGTAAAATTTGTAGAGAATAGTTTGTTTACTACATTAACTAATGTAAACTTTGATGTAGAAGCTCATGTAGAATTATTAAAAGAATCTCAAGAGATAAAAGAAGATCTAAGAGCAAAAGCACCTACAGGAACATACTCTAATGAAGCTACATATAATTTAAGTGATAATAAAGAGGAAATGTTAAAAGATTCAATTAAAGCTGGTATTATGTATGACCAAGACCTTGATCCAGATATTCGTTCGTTAAGATGGACAGTAATTTATGGATTAAAAGGTATAAGTGCATATGGACATCAAGCAAGATATATTAATTATCATAGTGAACAAGTAGATCGTTTTTACTTTATAGCATTAGAGGCAACAACGAATGATAGTTTAACAGTTGAAGATCTTATACGAATGGTTATGAGAACTGGAGAAATTAGTATAGAAGTAATGAGGATTTTAGATGAAGCCAATACTGAAACATATGAAAATCCAAGTGCACATAAAGTTAATGTGAAAATTAAGAAAGGACCATTTATAGTAGTATCTGGACATGATTTAAGAGATTTAGAACAAGTGCTTAAACAAACAGAAGGAAAAGGAATCAATGTATATACACATGGAGAAATGTTGCCATGTCATGGTTATCCTAAATTAAATAAATATAAACATTTAGTAGGTAACTATGGGTCTGCATGGCAAAATCAACAAAAGGAATTTAATGATATACCTGGTGCTATTTTAATGACCACTAATTGTTTGATGAGGCCGAGAGAATCATATAAAGATAGAATATTTACTACAAATGTTGTAGGATGGGAGGGTGTTAAAAATATTAAACTAAATGAAGACGGTACAAAAGATTTTAGTTCACTTATAGAAAAGGCATTACAATTAGGTGGATTTAAAGAAGATGAAGAGGAAAAGGAAATTATAGTAGGATTTGGACATAATGAAACTTTATCTAATGCTGAAGCTATAGTGAATGCAATAAAGAAAGAGGATATAAAACATTTATTTGTAATAGGGGGATGTGATGGTGCAAAACCAGGAAGAAATTATTACACTGAATTTGCTGAAAAAGTTCCAAAAGATTGTATAATTTTAACATTAGCTTGTGGTAAGTATAGATTTAATAAACTAGATTTTGGAACAGTAGCAGGATTACCTAGATTATTAGATGTGGGACAGTGTAATGATGTATATTCAGCAGTTAAGATTGCTTCAACTCTTGCAGATGCATTTGATACAGATATTAATTCTTTACCTCTTACTATAGTACTTTCTTGGTATGAGCAAAAAGCAGTTGCTGATTTATTAGCATTATTATCCCTTGGAGTAAATGGAATGTACTTAGGGCCAACTTTACCTGCTTTCATATCTCCTAATGTATTACAATACTTAGTAGATACTTTTAGTCTAAAGCCAATAAGTACTCCAGATGATGATTTAAAAAACTCTCTTCAACAACATTATCAGTAA
- a CDS encoding FAD-binding protein: MYDIAIIGAGPAGANLARLIGDKYKVLLIDKRNLENKKSRNLTRKCCGGLLAPDAQKMIAQLGLGMPKDILVDPQLFAVKTIDLTNNLESLYQRFYFNMDREKFDKWLISLLPNNIDKKFNSLFKSLSKIPEGYIIRYVHNKQERSSKAKIIIGADGAFSMVRKYISKDIITPKRYIAIQEWFKSPYSMPYFTAIFDEEISDFYSWIIPKNNHILLGSALSPKNNTKEKYNILKTKLTRLGFNFENKIKVESAYIYRPKKISQFYIGKNNIALIGEAAGAISPSSAEGISYALKTSLYLSESLEEGMDGFLDRYKQKSKDIKLNLLIKNLKSPAMYNSSLRKLAIKSGITSIK, translated from the coding sequence ATGTATGATATTGCTATTATAGGTGCAGGTCCTGCTGGAGCTAACCTTGCACGATTAATTGGAGACAAGTATAAAGTGTTACTAATAGATAAAAGAAATCTAGAAAATAAGAAATCTAGAAACCTTACCAGGAAATGCTGTGGAGGTTTACTAGCACCTGATGCTCAGAAAATGATTGCACAATTAGGATTAGGAATGCCTAAAGATATTCTAGTTGATCCACAACTTTTTGCTGTGAAAACTATTGATTTAACTAATAATCTAGAAAGTTTATACCAAAGATTTTATTTTAATATGGATAGAGAAAAGTTTGATAAATGGCTAATTTCATTACTTCCAAATAATATAGATAAAAAATTTAACTCTCTTTTTAAAAGTCTTTCTAAAATACCAGAAGGATATATAATTAGATATGTTCATAATAAACAAGAGAGATCTTCAAAAGCAAAAATTATCATAGGTGCAGATGGTGCTTTTTCAATGGTAAGAAAATATATTAGTAAAGATATAATAACCCCTAAAAGATATATAGCAATTCAAGAATGGTTTAAATCTCCATATTCTATGCCATATTTTACAGCAATATTTGATGAAGAAATAAGTGATTTTTATTCTTGGATTATACCAAAAAATAATCATATATTATTAGGATCAGCTCTTAGTCCTAAAAACAATACTAAGGAAAAATATAATATATTAAAAACAAAATTAACAAGATTAGGATTTAATTTTGAAAACAAAATAAAAGTAGAAAGTGCATATATCTATCGACCTAAGAAAATATCCCAGTTTTATATAGGAAAGAATAATATAGCTCTAATTGGAGAAGCAGCAGGTGCTATTAGTCCCAGCTCTGCAGAAGGAATAAGTTATGCATTAAAAACTTCTTTATACTTATCTGAAAGTCTTGAAGAAGGAATGGATGGTTTTTTAGATAGATATAAACAAAAATCAAAAGATATTAAATTAAATTTACTTATTAAAAATTTAAAATCTCCAGCTATGTATAACTCATCTCTTAGAAAATTAGCTATAAAATCTGGTATTACAAGTATTAAATAA
- a CDS encoding diguanylate cyclase → MYNRKIILISIILILIIFLSGCSSSLLISEHKAKNGTIDLTQVQFDNELVQLDGEWEFYWKQLIEPNELKKSFMTGYIDIPNTWNQFIESRESKKGYGYATYRLIFISDENRRLALKIPRVRTAYKLWINGELITSSGKVDRTRTSMVPQYIPKIAFLESQYGTNEILIQVSNFHQRSGGILEGIKLGSEEQILSLRYNAIAREIFVFGSLMFIGTYHLALFLFRKKDKSRLYFGLFCILIGIRTLLVGECFFIYLFPEFNWEIAHKIQTLTFYLGVPLMLKFFICIFPEYFHKWLIILATFIGATFGILVLFTQARIFSSVNYLYQIWTIVAIIYVLFILTRISIHKDKDSWIIIIGALVLLFTSLNDIIFLSPWINDNGPSILKNIFKTPNLSSFGQLIFAFLNSLVLARRFSNSLRQEEIMTKKLTDMNIHLDDLVLKRTKNLEISAKKIEQQKLELERVNNYLEYLALNDSLTGVWNRRKYDEIMKIEWNKSLEDKTPIALILIDIDDFKLFNDTYGHMAGDQCLAKIGETLKSSLSRSTDILARYGGEEFVVLLSDTSEEDAMKTANKLRNNILELNIHHRASSVNNFVTVSIGVTSVVPKDNLSYRDIFLTVDKALYQAKAEGKNQVKFRK, encoded by the coding sequence GTGTATAATAGGAAAATAATCTTAATTAGTATTATACTAATTTTAATAATATTTTTAAGTGGATGTTCCAGTTCATTATTAATATCTGAACATAAAGCTAAAAATGGAACTATAGATTTAACTCAGGTACAGTTTGATAATGAATTAGTTCAGTTGGATGGTGAATGGGAATTTTACTGGAAGCAGTTAATAGAACCTAATGAATTGAAAAAGAGTTTTATGACTGGATATATTGATATTCCTAATACTTGGAATCAGTTTATAGAAAGTAGAGAATCAAAAAAAGGATATGGGTATGCAACTTATAGACTTATATTTATTTCAGATGAAAATAGAAGATTAGCTCTTAAGATACCAAGGGTGAGAACTGCATACAAACTTTGGATAAATGGAGAACTAATTACATCATCTGGAAAGGTAGATAGAACTAGGACTAGCATGGTACCTCAGTATATTCCTAAAATTGCATTTTTAGAGTCACAATATGGAACGAATGAGATTCTTATTCAGGTGTCTAATTTTCATCAAAGAAGTGGAGGTATTTTGGAAGGGATAAAGCTTGGAAGTGAAGAACAAATTCTTAGTTTGAGATACAATGCTATAGCAAGGGAAATTTTTGTTTTTGGAAGTTTAATGTTTATTGGTACATATCATCTTGCTTTATTTCTTTTTAGAAAAAAGGATAAATCTAGGTTGTATTTTGGTTTATTTTGTATTTTGATAGGAATTAGAACTCTATTAGTAGGTGAATGCTTTTTTATATATCTTTTTCCTGAATTTAACTGGGAGATTGCTCATAAGATACAAACATTGACCTTTTATTTAGGAGTACCATTGATGTTAAAATTTTTTATTTGTATTTTTCCAGAATATTTTCATAAATGGTTAATTATATTGGCTACTTTTATTGGAGCTACCTTTGGTATTCTAGTTTTATTTACACAAGCAAGGATTTTTAGTAGTGTTAATTATTTATATCAGATATGGACTATTGTAGCTATAATTTATGTATTATTTATACTGACTCGAATTTCAATTCATAAGGACAAAGATAGCTGGATTATTATTATAGGGGCTTTAGTTTTATTATTTACGAGTTTGAATGATATTATTTTTCTTAGTCCATGGATAAATGATAATGGTCCTTCTATATTGAAAAACATATTTAAAACGCCTAATCTTAGTTCTTTTGGACAACTTATTTTTGCTTTTTTAAATTCTTTAGTGTTAGCTAGGAGATTTTCTAACTCCCTGAGACAAGAAGAAATTATGACTAAAAAATTAACTGATATGAATATACATTTGGATGATTTAGTATTAAAGCGAACAAAAAATTTAGAGATTTCTGCTAAGAAAATAGAGCAGCAAAAACTTGAATTGGAAAGAGTAAATAATTATCTAGAGTATCTTGCGCTTAATGACTCATTAACAGGTGTATGGAATAGACGAAAATATGATGAAATAATGAAAATTGAGTGGAACAAATCCTTAGAAGATAAGACACCAATTGCTTTAATTCTTATAGATATTGACGATTTTAAATTGTTTAATGATACTTATGGACATATGGCAGGGGATCAATGCCTTGCTAAGATAGGAGAGACTCTTAAGAGTTCTTTATCTCGATCAACAGATATTTTAGCTCGCTATGGAGGAGAAGAGTTTGTTGTATTATTAAGTGATACTAGTGAAGAAGATGCTATGAAGACTGCTAATAAATTAAGAAATAATATCCTAGAACTTAATATTCATCACAGAGCATCATCAGTAAATAATTTTGTCACTGTAAGTATAGGAGTAACATCCGTGGTTCCAAAGGATAATCTTTCATATAGAGATATATTTTTGACTGTAGATAAAGCTTTATATCAAGCAAAAGCAGAGGGAAAAAATCAGGTTAAATTTAGAAAATAA
- a CDS encoding AraC family transcriptional regulator has product MDSLKKMNEALNYIERNLVNDINLKKVANIALCSQYHFQRMFSFLAGVTLSEYIRRRRLTLAAFEVINTSIRIIDIAIKYGYSSPDSFTRAFRCMHGVTPSLARRNGQYLKAYPKITFQLSIKGGNQMNYRIEEKEAFRIVGIKKRVPIIFNGVNPEISTMWKSLDDETVNKLKELSNLEPIGLISASTNFSEGRMDEKGELDHYIGVVTNRDCPDNLTQLKVQASSWAVFEARGPFPDTLQNVWGRIYSEWFPMSNYEQIEGPEILWNENKDVTSQNFRSEIWIPVLKKK; this is encoded by the coding sequence ATGGATTCGCTTAAAAAAATGAATGAAGCATTAAACTATATTGAAAGAAATCTTGTGAATGATATTAATTTAAAAAAAGTTGCTAATATAGCCTTATGTTCTCAGTATCATTTTCAAAGGATGTTTTCTTTTCTTGCTGGTGTTACCTTGTCTGAATATATTCGACGTAGACGACTAACATTAGCAGCTTTTGAGGTTATAAATACTAGTATAAGAATAATAGACATAGCAATTAAATATGGATACAGTTCCCCAGATTCTTTTACAAGAGCATTTCGATGTATGCATGGAGTTACACCATCATTAGCTAGAAGGAATGGTCAATATCTAAAAGCATATCCTAAAATAACCTTCCAATTATCAATAAAAGGAGGAAATCAAATGAACTATAGAATCGAAGAGAAAGAAGCATTTAGAATAGTTGGTATCAAAAAAAGAGTGCCTATTATTTTTAATGGAGTAAATCCAGAGATTTCTACAATGTGGAAAAGTTTGGATGATGAAACAGTTAATAAACTTAAAGAGTTATCTAATCTAGAGCCTATAGGATTGATTAGCGCATCTACAAATTTTTCAGAAGGGAGAATGGATGAAAAAGGGGAATTGGATCATTATATAGGAGTGGTAACAAATAGGGATTGTCCAGATAATTTAACACAACTTAAAGTTCAAGCTTCATCGTGGGCTGTATTTGAAGCGAGAGGACCATTTCCTGATACACTTCAGAATGTATGGGGACGTATCTATTCAGAGTGGTTTCCAATGTCAAACTATGAACAAATAGAAGGACCAGAAATTTTATGGAATGAGAATAAGGATGTTACTTCACAAAATTTCAGAAGTGAAATATGGATACCAGTATTGAAAAAGAAATAA